The Clupea harengus chromosome 6, Ch_v2.0.2, whole genome shotgun sequence genome contains a region encoding:
- the cdh15 gene encoding cadherin-15 gives MELRLLAGQFLFLLTLCQVWRSSQTEQHGLNPDVLYPWRQARGGLAFAGLARVRRDWIIPPIRVLENSKMIPEKLVQIKSDKVSRGDVIYRLEGPGVNQDPKDHFEIDEKTGWIVSKTPLDREKYNSFTLKAFALSPSGERLESPTTIEIYVLDQNDNRPNFTQPQFVGSVPEFAPPGTSVMRVIAEDKDDPMTDNAALSYSILKQESIPPNKADKNVFGIREATGDIYTLEGMDREVIQAFNLTLQVADMSGMGLTSTGHAIINITDINNHGPKFLSDTYKFFAVENALTDVIGRVNATDGDDHGGRNWKVQYHISEGDPNSHFAITTDPINNQGILSVIKPLDYESSPEHELVLTASNLVPLEGMSLDSPTSTATVTVVVVNENEAPRFFEDPIIVKVPESIVPGTIIVQNIAHDPDNARLRFEISHDPERWLAINRDTGEVTAKRAFNIRSPNVKDNIYRAMIQVSDADINGMSIAGTLEISLIETNDHSPKLFPLSATMCSNRNNPCVLLSATDEDMPPHSIPFTFSTLIANWTIVQSNGTHAFLEQMVDTESGEFTVPVAVSDSGAPRLTSISHINVTVCPCDVDGECKAISAAIFGTRAGISFIALIVIMSCIALLFVLLLLAVAVGACKRHHIKKGGGLLVGESDDDIRDNVLNYDEQGGGEEDENVFNIDLLRNPSDIVPSPSPFSSPVSGWPRGRQPLRKDTPHNLPSPTYPRRPPADPTDIADFINDGLEAADNDPNVPPYDTALIYDYEGDGSLAGSLSTLASAGSDADQDYDYLNDWGPRFKKLANMYDPR, from the exons ATGGAGCTCAGGCTACTGGCGGGACAGTTCTTATTCCTCCTTACTCTATGTCAG GTCTGGCGAAGCTCCCAGACAGAACAGCATGGACTGAACCCAGACGTCCTGTATCCGTGGCGACAGGCCAGAGGGGGGCTGGCCTTTGCAGGTCTGGCCAGAGTGAGAAGGGACTGGATCATCCCTCCCATTCGAGTGCTGGAGAACAGCAAAATGATCCCTGAGAAACTTGTTCAG ATAAAATCAGACAAGGTTTCCAGGGGTGACGTGATCTACAGGCTCGAGGGACCAGGGGTCAACCAGGATCCCAAAGACCATTTTGAAATAGATGAGAAAACAGGATGGATCGTGAGCAAGACGCCcctggacagagagaaatacaacaGTTTCACG CTTAAAGCCTTCGCCTTGTCACCGAGcggagagagactggagagccCCACCACCATTGAAATCTATGTGCTGGATCAAAATGACAACAGACCAAACTTCACCCAGCCTCAGTTCGTGGGCAGTGTTCCTGAGTTTGCTCCACCAG GTACCTCAGTGATGCGAGTGATAGCTGAGGATAAAGATGACCCAATGACAGACAATGCTGCCTTGAGCTACTCCATCCTCAAACAGGAAAGCATCCCCCCAAACAAAGCTGACAAGAATGTGTTTGGCATCAGAGAAGCGACGGGGGATATATACACTCTTGaggggatggacagagag GTGATACAGGCATTCAATCTGACCCTTCAAGTGGCTGACATGTCAGGGATGGGTCTGACCAGCACTGGCCACGCCATCATCAACATTACAGACATCAACAACCATGGTCCAAAGTTCCTCTCCGACACG TACAAGTTCTTTGCTGTGGAGAACGCACTGACTGATGTAATAGGAAGGGTCAATGCCACTGATGGTGATGACCACGGTGGAAGGAACTGGAAGGTTCAGTACCACATTTCAGAGGGGGATCCCAACTCACACTTTGCCATCACAACAGATCCCATCAACAACCAAGGCATTTTGTCAGTCATAAAG CCTTTGGATTATGAGTCCAGTCCTGAGCATGAGTTGGTCCTAACTGCATCCAATTTGGTGCCACTTGAAGGCATGTCCCTCGATTCCCCCACCAGCACTGCTACCGTCACCGTTGTGGTTGTGAATGAGAATGAAGCACCACGTTTCTTCGAAGACCCAATCATCGTGAAAGTTCCTGAGTCAATTGTACCTGGAACAATTATTGTCCAAAACATTGCCCACGATCCCGACAATGCCAGGCTCAG GTTTGAGATAAGCCATGACCCGGAGAGGTGGCTCGCCATTAACCGTGACACTGGAGAAGTCACAGCCAAACGAGCCTTTAACATCCGCTCGCCAAACGTCAAGGACAATATTTACCGTGCCATGATTCAAGTATCTGATGCTG ATATTAATGGAATGTCAATTGCAGGCACTCTGGAGATTTCACTCATTGAAACGAATGACCACAGCCCTAAGCTTTTCCCACTGAGTGCCACCATGTGCAGCAACAGAAACAACCCTTGCGTTCTACTGAGTGCTACTGATGAAGACATGCCCCCTCACTCCATACCTTTTACATTCAGCACGTTAATAGCCAATTGGACTATTGTTCAGAGCAACG GGACCCATGCATTCCTGGAGCAAATGGTAGACACTGAATCTGGGGAGTTCACTGTCCCTGTGGCAGTGTCTGACTCTGGTGCACCCCGGCTCACCTCCATCAGCCACATCAACGTCACCGTATGTCCATGTGACGTGGACGGGGAATGTAAAGCCATCTCTGCCGCCATCTTTGGCACCAGAGCGGGCATCAGTTTCATCGCCCTGATAGTTATCATGAGTTGCATTGCTCTCTTATTCG TGTTGCTGCTGCTTGCTGTAGCTGTGGGAGCCTGTAAAAGGCACCATATCAAGAAAGGAGGGGGGCTGCTGGTTGGGGAGTCGGATGATGACATCCGTGACAACGTCCTCAACTATGATGAGCAGGgcggaggagaagaggatgag AACGTGTTCAACATTGACCTGCTGAGGAACCCCAGCGATATTGTCCCGTCCCCATCGCCCTTTTCTTCCCCTGTCTCCGGCTGGCCAAGGGGGAGACAGCCTCTCAGGAAAGACACTCCACACAACCTACCCTCGCCTACATATCCCAGAAGGCCCCCTGCTGATCCCACTGACATTGCAGACTTCATCAATGAC GGGCTGGAGGCCGCTGACAATGACCCTAATGTGCCGCCCTACGACACGGCACTCATCTACGACTACGAGGGGGATGGGTCTCTGGCAGGCAGCCTAAGCACCCTGGCCTCAGCAGGCTCGGATGCAGACCAGGACTACGACTACCTCAACGACTGGGGACCACGTTTCAAAAAACTAGCCAACATGTATGACCCACGTTAA